A window of Xiphophorus hellerii strain 12219 chromosome 7, Xiphophorus_hellerii-4.1, whole genome shotgun sequence contains these coding sequences:
- the nms gene encoding neuromedin-U, translating into MTLPTVRQLFLLCLLGIFGCLSTTDASLFGQWRDDTALRKVRGVQSDDMSNVLWRDQNEEQVQNIFKRFLFHYSKARNSVGAVQQESHSVHPLMRLSPKLSQRRKKKVLLLKLRDLPEGVL; encoded by the exons ATGACTCTACCGACGGTGCGACAACTTTTCCTGCTGTGTTTGTTGGGGATTTTTGGATGTTTGAGCACAACAG ATGCCAGTCTTTTTGGACAATGGCGCGATGACACCGCGCTACGAAAG GTGCGAGGCGTCCAGAGCGACGATATGAGTAATGTGTTGTGGAGAGACCAAAATGAG GAGCAAGTccagaatattttcaaaagg TTCCTGTTTCATTACTCCAAAGCGCGCAACTCTGTCGGAGCTGTTCAACAAGAG TCCCACTCAGTTCACCCTTTGATGCGACTTTCGCCCAAACTATCCcagaggagaaagaagaaggTGCTGCTTCTG AAACTCCGAGACCTGCCGGAGGGAGTGTTGTAA
- the LOC116722659 gene encoding cytosolic sulfotransferase 3-like, producing the protein MSSRPQLHDFHGVAMTHCVTDNWEKVKNFQARPDDILIATYPKAGTTWVSYILDLLYFGHLSPARQTSIPVFERVPFLEIAVSSVVSGTELADQLPTSPRLIKTHLPVQLVPQSFWDQNCRMVYVARNAKDNMVSFYHFDRMNQVQPEPGEWSNYFQRFLDGQMLYGSWYDHVGNWWNKTKTYPKLHYMFYEDIAEDTEREIDKLCSFLGLSLSAEDKKTVVELVHFDNMKNNEMTNCSKRPFFDFSISPFLRKGKVGDWKTHFTVAQNEAFDEDYRSKMKDPTLRFRTEI; encoded by the exons ATGAGTTCTCGACCACAACTGCACGATTTCCACGGAGTCGCGATGACTCACTGTGTCACCGACAACTGGGAGAAGGTTAAAAACTTTCAGGCCAGACCAGACGACATACTCATTGCGACATACCCGAAAGCAG GAACTACGTGGGTCTCCTACATCCTTGACCTGCTGTATTTTGGGCACCTATCACCAGCGCGTCAGACGTCCATCCCTGTCTTTGAACGAGTTCCTTTTTTGGAGATAGCGGTCTCTTCTGTGGTTTCAG GAACAGAGCTGGCTGACCAGCTGCCCACCTCCCCTCGGCTCATCAAGACTCACCTCCCGGTTCAGTTGGTGCCTCAGTCGTTTTGGGATCAGAATTGTCGG ATGGTGTACGTGGCACGCAACGCAAAGGACAACATGGTGTCTTTTTACCACTTTGATCGCATGAATCAGGTGCAACCGGAGCCTGGAGAATGGAGCAACTATTTCCAGAGGTTCCTGGATGGACAGA TGTTGTATGGTTCGTGGTATGACCATGTGGGAAACTGGTGGAATAAGACGAAGACCTATCCAAAACTTCATTATATGTTCTACGAAGATATAGCTGAG GACACTGAGAGGGAAATAGACAAACTTTGCTCCTTCCTCGGGTTATCCCTGTCAGCTGAAGATAAAAAGACCGTCGTTGAGCTGGTGCACTTCGACAATATGAAGAACAATGAGATGACCAACTGTTCCAAACGCCCGTTCTTTGATTTCTCAATTTCTCCCTTCTTAAGGAAAG GAAAAGTTGGTGACTGGAAGACCCACTTCACTGTCGCCCAGAATGAAGCGTTCGACGAGGACTACAGGAGCAAGATGAAAGATCCGACACTTCGGTTTCGCACCGAAATTTAA